Genomic segment of Mucilaginibacter sabulilitoris:
TTTTGAAAAAAAACACCGTAGCTGGCTAACGTAGCACGTGTAGGAGAATTTGCGGGGGTTAAGCCACCCAAATATTCAAGGCGGGTCCATTTTAAAATAATATCACCAGAGTTGTTACCGCCCTGTATACCACCCCAATAGCCTTTAAAAGCAGGATCAGTATTTGGGTTCTGAGGATCTTTAGTTGGATCGGATTTTAACGCGGTATTTTGAACGGTGAATAAATTAGGAGCTTGTTTTGTTCCCAATGACAGCAAGGTGCCATTTACCATAATACCTGGGGCATGCTCCTGTGTGCCAATAGCACTGGCTCCGCTTGCCGGTCCAACAATATATACCTTTACACCGCTTTGTATAACCAGTGTATCGCCTGCATTAATGGTAGCGGCGGCATAGTCACTGCTTAGGTAATAGGTTTGCCCTGCTTTCAATGTTCCTTTAATTGCCCTGCCGTTTGATTTATTTTTAGAGTTTAGGGTATCACCATTCTGAATGTATGAACCGGTGTGAAATTCCTGCCCTGATATTTCTATTTGCTGATCATTAGAAGATTTACTACACGAAAACAGAAATAGCGTTGGTAATGAAAAAAGCAGGAATAATTTAAATAATTTCATAGATTAATTGTTTGTAAAATGAATTGTTAAAGTGTTGTTTTTATACAGCTATCGCCATACCTTGCTGCAAGGCGAGGCTATATGTTTATCAACTTGTTTGTTGTAAACTCCTGCTGCTGCATTAATCGTCATCATCCTTCTTTTTCTTTTCGAGGATAACAAAGGCACTCCTTTTTGGGGCAGGCATTATTGAGTTTTCACCTTTTATTGATTTCCAGATCACCTCGTTCAGGTCAAGATCGGGTATGGCATCTTCCTTAGCAAAGTTGAAACGGTCTGATCGTTTGCTGCTTTCGTTCACCGCCATATTGCGTTCTTCAATATTAACCTGAGCCGCTTTGGCTATATAGGGCGAAAAATCGGGCTTATTAGTAAAGCATTCATACATAGGCTGCGCGGCAGCGTCATACTGGCTCATGGGCGGTAAACCCAGTATAAGCTCAATGGTACGCAGCACTCCCGATGTGGAGTACATGTTATGAATTACGGCATTGCGTTTTACATAGGGCCCTGCAACAAATACCGGCGACCGGTGCGCATCAATATGGTCTGAGCCGTTTTGAGCGTCGTCTTCCAGTATAAAGACTACAGATTCTTTCCAGATAGGGCTTTTGGAAAGATGCTCTATAAAGCGCCCGATTGCCTGGTCATTGTCACCAACCGCCGCGATTGGCGATATGGCGCCCTTTTTCTGACCGCTGGTATGATCATTTGATATCCTGATGGTACTAAACTGCGGCACGGCATTTTTGGTAAGCAGCGAATCAAAATCATGCGCCCATACTTCTTCGCGTTTTATATCCTGAACAGAAAGGTCAAAGCCCGGAGACTGCGCGCAGAAATGTCCCTGCAGTGATTTGATATTAGCCTTTCCATCGTCAACAAATTCGCCATAGGTGCGGTAGGTAACGCCCGCCCTTTTGCAGTAATCCCATATATATCCGTCGCGCGGGTCGCCAATCTTACGGGTGCCCTCAGAGTCATAATTTCCTCCCCGACCTCCATAGCCGGTTGGCCATGTTTTTTCTATAAAGTCGGTAGCATACGCGGCCATGCTCCAGTTATGCCCGTCGGCACTCACCTCAGCATCTACATAAAAGTTATCAAGCAAAACAAATTCATTGGCTATAGCATGATGGTTTGGGGTAACCTTATTACCGAAAATGCACAAGGATGTATCGCCATTACCCTGCGGCATGTCCCCCAGGACCTGGTCATAAGTACGGTTTTCCTTAATGATATAAAACACGTGCTTTATAGGTGATTTTTCACCTCTTTTGCGTGGTATAGGATTACCCTCCTGGCCGGCTGCCAATGCTTCTAACTTGCTATTAAAAGGGGTGTTGGCGTATACCTGTTTAGTATAGGTTTTGAGCTGCGCGGGCTGAGGCGCATCAATAAATGAAAGCGTACCCTTAAATAACCCGCCAATATATTGTTCCCTTGTATTGGTGGCTCCTTTTTGATAGCCGCTGTTGTCGGTTCTTTTAACCGGTCGCGGCCCTTTAGGGTTAGCCATAGAGGTAAAGCCCTTACCGTTGGCTACCAGAATTTTATTCCCTAACGTTTTTACATTGGTTGGGTACCAGCCTACCGGGATAAAGCCCATGCTTTGGCTGTTACCGGCTTTTGATACATCAAATACAGCAAGGCAATTATTATCTGCATTGGCTATATAAAGCGTTTTTCCGTTAGCTGACAGGGCTAAACCATTGGTGGTTGAACCGGTTAACTTTGTAGGATAAAGCGCTGCCGATATCAGTTCAATGGTTTTACGGGTTACCGTATTAATTACCGAAACGGTATTGTCATTGGCATTAGCTACATATAAGATATCACCTTTTTTGTTTAACAATAATTCGTTTGGATGATTACCTGTTTTTATGTTGGTTAATGTACCGGTAACTGTGTTATAACAAGTTACCTCATCGCCACCCCAAATGGAAATGTATAATGTTTTTTCGTCTGGCGACAGGATACAGCTGTATGCTTCGGCTGTCAGCTTCACCTGTTTTAAAATTTTACGATTGGCGGGATCGATAACATATAGCGAGCTATCTTCTTTGGTTACCGTGTACAAACGGGTGTTGCTTTTATTTACCGCGATACCGGTTGCACAGATCTTGTTTTTGGGCCATGGCGCACCAAGTTTTATAGTGTCAGCTTTCCCAAACTTATCATTTTGAATTTGGAAGGCTAATATCCAGTTATCGTTTCCGCCAGAGGCATACACCCTTTTTTCATCATGGCTGAATGCCAGTCCATACCATGATTTACCCAATATTTTTTCGTCGAGCTGCTTTTCGCTGTTAGGGTCAATCAACTGTAACGATTGGGTGCTTTGCCCATTGTTGGTAACAGCCAGATATTTGCCCGAAGCAGATAATTGTATATTCAACGGCAGATCGCCCAAAGGCAAACCATGTCCGGCCGGACTTAGCTTCCATCCGTTAGGTAATAAAACCTGATTGGTTTGTTCAACTTTACCCGGTAATTGCGCTTGTGCAAAAAAGCAACACTGGAGCAGGATTGCTACGGATAACACGCTTTTTACAGAGCAAACCTTTTTTATTGACATCATCGTGATTGTGAATTATTGTGTAACAATTACCGATTAAATATTAATCGTCATCATCCTTCTTTTTCTTTTCCAGAATAACAAACGCGCTGCGTTTTGGTGCCGGCATTACCGAATTTTCTCCTTTTACCGATTTCCAGATAATCTCATTCAAATCCAGATCTGGCGCGGCATCTTCCCGTGCAAAATTGAATTTCTCCGAACGTTTACTACTTTCATTCACCGCCATATTACGCTGCTCAATATCAACGATGGCTGGCCTAACCTTGTAGGGTGTTAAATCGGGCTTGCTGGTAAAACACTCATAAAATGGCAAGGCTGCAGCATCATACTGGCTCATAGGTGGTAATCCGAGTATCAACTCTATGGTGCGCAGCATACCTGTTGTGGAGTACATGCTATGAATAACCGTGTTCCGTTTTACAAAAGGACCGGCAACATAAGCAGGAGAACGGTGCGCGTCAATGTGATCAGGACCAGCCTGGGCATCATCTTCAAGTATGAACACAACCGATTCTTTCCAGATTGAGCTTTGCGCCAGATGTTCTAAAATACGGCCAACCGCCAGATCGTTATCCGCAACCGCCGCGATAGGCGAATATTTACCTTTTTGCTGTCCGCTGGTATGGTCATCAGAAATACGTAAGGTATTAAATTGCGGAACGGCATTCATGGTCATTAACGAATCAAAATCATGCTCCCAGGCATCAGCACGTACCTGGTCTTTAATATTCAGGTCAAATCCTGGCGAATGAGGCCCCATGTGACCCTGCAGTGATTTAATGCTGGCTTTACCATAAGCACCAAACTCGCCGTAACTCCTGTAAGTGATCCCGGCACGCTGGCAATAATCCCATATATAGCCATCATTTGGTGCCGAACCGTCGCCAGAAAAGCTTGGGCCGCGGCTGCTGTAATTGGTGGGCCATGTCTTCTCAATTACATCGGTAGCATAGGCGCCCATGCTCCAATTGTGCCCGTCTTCGCTTACCTCAGCATCTACATAAAAATTATCAAGCAAAACAAACTCGTTTGCAATGGCATGCTGGTTTGGTGTAATGGTTTTACCAAAAATACATAAGGAACTATCACCATTTCCCTGCGGCATATCGCCCAGTACCTGGTCATAGGTACGGTTTTCTTTAATGATATAAAACACGTGCTTTATAGGCGATTTTTCTCCGGCTTTGCGTGGTATCGGGTTACCGGCTTCGCCATCGGCCTGTATGGTTCTTTTATCGGTGAATGGTGTATTAGCATAAACCTGTTTGGTATAACCCTTTTGCTGCTCGGGTTTAGGCGCGTCAATAAATGATAAGGAACCTACAAATAAACCGCCTATATATTGTATCTTACTTTTGGTGGTGATGCCTGTATGGGTACCCAGATTATTACCCTTTGAAAAAGGCTGAGGCCCCTGTGGGTTGGCCATAGACGTTAAGCCCTTTCCATTAGCAACTATTATTTTGTTGCCCAGTGTTTTTACATTAGTTGGATACCAGCCCACGGGTATAAAACCCTGGCTTTTACTGTTGCCGGGTTTGGTAACATCAAATACTGCTAAACAATTATTATCGGCATTGGCTATATATAAAGTGCTTTCATTAGCCGATAGCGCAAGTCCGTTGGTGGTTGAACCAGCTAACTTAGTGGGATAAAGCACTGTTGAAATGGTTTCAATAACTTTATTTGATTTGGTATTAATAACAGAAACTGAGTTGTCATTGGCATTGGCCACAAACAGGTAAGCACCTTTTTTATTTAAAAGCAACTCGTTAGGGTGATTGCCTGTATTTATCAGCGTTTCCATATTTTCAGAAACGGTATTGTAAGCCGCAACTTTAGCAACTCCCCATAAAGAAATGTATAAAGTTTTTTCGTC
This window contains:
- a CDS encoding bifunctional YncE family protein/alkaline phosphatase family protein; this encodes MIKPFTKFNTIKSILFTALLILFCFCAQAQLPGKMKQTSQVLLPNGWKLSPAGRSLPLGDLPLNMQLSATGRILAVTNNGQSTQSVQLIDPKGEKLLDQKVLNKSWYGLAFSHDEKDLYVSGGYDNWILDFHIKDNKLGNPDTIRLGKPWPQSKTCPTGMVTNKSNSRLYAVTKEDSSLYVIEPATHTILKKVQLPGMAYSCTLTPDEKTLYISLWGVAKVAAYNTVSENMETLINTGNHPNELLLNKKGAYLFVANANDNSVSVINTKSNKVIETISTVLYPTKLAGSTTNGLALSANESTLYIANADNNCLAVFDVTKPGNSKSQGFIPVGWYPTNVKTLGNKIIVANGKGLTSMANPQGPQPFSKGNNLGTHTGITTKSKIQYIGGLFVGSLSFIDAPKPEQQKGYTKQVYANTPFTDKRTIQADGEAGNPIPRKAGEKSPIKHVFYIIKENRTYDQVLGDMPQGNGDSSLCIFGKTITPNQHAIANEFVLLDNFYVDAEVSEDGHNWSMGAYATDVIEKTWPTNYSSRGPSFSGDGSAPNDGYIWDYCQRAGITYRSYGEFGAYGKASIKSLQGHMGPHSPGFDLNIKDQVRADAWEHDFDSLMTMNAVPQFNTLRISDDHTSGQQKGKYSPIAAVADNDLAVGRILEHLAQSSIWKESVVFILEDDAQAGPDHIDAHRSPAYVAGPFVKRNTVIHSMYSTTGMLRTIELILGLPPMSQYDAAALPFYECFTSKPDLTPYKVRPAIVDIEQRNMAVNESSKRSEKFNFAREDAAPDLDLNEIIWKSVKGENSVMPAPKRSAFVILEKKKKDDDD
- a CDS encoding bifunctional YncE family protein/alkaline phosphatase family protein yields the protein MMSIKKVCSVKSVLSVAILLQCCFFAQAQLPGKVEQTNQVLLPNGWKLSPAGHGLPLGDLPLNIQLSASGKYLAVTNNGQSTQSLQLIDPNSEKQLDEKILGKSWYGLAFSHDEKRVYASGGNDNWILAFQIQNDKFGKADTIKLGAPWPKNKICATGIAVNKSNTRLYTVTKEDSSLYVIDPANRKILKQVKLTAEAYSCILSPDEKTLYISIWGGDEVTCYNTVTGTLTNIKTGNHPNELLLNKKGDILYVANANDNTVSVINTVTRKTIELISAALYPTKLTGSTTNGLALSANGKTLYIANADNNCLAVFDVSKAGNSQSMGFIPVGWYPTNVKTLGNKILVANGKGFTSMANPKGPRPVKRTDNSGYQKGATNTREQYIGGLFKGTLSFIDAPQPAQLKTYTKQVYANTPFNSKLEALAAGQEGNPIPRKRGEKSPIKHVFYIIKENRTYDQVLGDMPQGNGDTSLCIFGNKVTPNHHAIANEFVLLDNFYVDAEVSADGHNWSMAAYATDFIEKTWPTGYGGRGGNYDSEGTRKIGDPRDGYIWDYCKRAGVTYRTYGEFVDDGKANIKSLQGHFCAQSPGFDLSVQDIKREEVWAHDFDSLLTKNAVPQFSTIRISNDHTSGQKKGAISPIAAVGDNDQAIGRFIEHLSKSPIWKESVVFILEDDAQNGSDHIDAHRSPVFVAGPYVKRNAVIHNMYSTSGVLRTIELILGLPPMSQYDAAAQPMYECFTNKPDFSPYIAKAAQVNIEERNMAVNESSKRSDRFNFAKEDAIPDLDLNEVIWKSIKGENSIMPAPKRSAFVILEKKKKDDDD